The Leptospira stimsonii genome includes the window CGCGGAAGTTCCTAATTCCAAAAAGAATTCTTTTGAAAACCAGGGTTGTAAGACATTCCAATCCATAGGATCAGTTTTTAAGGAAATCTACCGTATGCAAGACCAAATCCGTTTATTGGAGTTCGGTGTAACATTTTAAATCGAATTCCGAATTTTCAAGACGAGGCTAAGATGAAAAAAATTCTATCGATTCTAATCGTCCTTTTCGGTTTTTCAATAGGTGCGTCTCCGATCAACAAGACGTTTTGGAAAGATTTGGCGATCAACGGTTACGATCCTGTGGCTTACTTTACATTAGGAAAACCGATTGAAGGCAGGAAAGAATTCCAATATCGTTGGATGGATGCCGATTGGAGATTCTCCTCCGCTGAGAATTTAAAATTATTCAAAGAACATCCAGATCAATATGCGCCGCAATTCGGCGGTTACTGCGCTTACGGAGTCGCATTCGGTGAAAAGGTCTCTATCGATCCGAAACAATGGAAGATTGTAGATGGAAAACTTTATCTCAACTATGATCACGACGTACAGGTATTATGGGAAAAGGATATTCCGGGTTGGATCCAAAAAGCGAGAAAGGAATGGGAGTCGGTTCGAAAAAAATAATAGAAACCTACTTCGAACTTTGACTTTGGTGTGTCGATTTTCGGTCAAAAAGAGATTCGATAACTATGTCTTCTCCGCGAAATCGCGATTTTAGGATGACAGGATAAAAAACATCTCCAATCTACTCCAGAATTAAGGAGAACAGGGAAGGGATGTCCAGACTGCTTGATCGTTTCACAAAAAAGTCGAATAAAAGAATTCTCTGGGAAGAACTTCCGAACCTGCACTCGGATTCGGAAGACCCGGATTTATTAATCCGAAGTCTGATTTCGGAAAAACTCGCTCTCGGAATTCGTGAGATCGTTTTTTGTCTTCCTTCGAGGGAAGCCGAACGTCTCAAAAAGTCGCACGACTTTCCTAAACTCGTTAGAGATCTAAAACACGGCGGTTTTACAATCTCTTCCGGTGATAGCGACAAAATTCTTTCCGGAATCGGAGAATCGTCCGAGAAGTTTTTCAATTTTTTAAAAAACCGACCTCAACCGTCCGCGTGTTTGGTTTGGACGGGACACGGACTTGCAAAAGATTTAGAATTAAAATATCATGATTTTCTAAAACATCCCCACGCGGTTCATTCTTATAATCGGGAAGCGGAACCGTTTCGTCCTTCCCGGTTTACGATCCGTGTGAAGTTGCTTTCGATCGTTTCAGCGATCATCATGATCAGTATGAGTCTTATGATTACGATGGCTACATACTTCTTCCGGAAATACAGCGAAATTCTTATCCAGGAATATAACCTTTCCCTCGCGAGATTGACCGGACTTCAACTTAGCGGAAGGCTGAAAGAAGCGACCTTGAAGATCCAAGACTTTCGTCCTATCGAATCCGAAAAATTCTTCCGTGCGAACGGAAACGCAGTCGCCTATGTTCGTTTTAAATTAAAACCCGGTGAATCCGTTCGAGAAATCAGCTCCCTTTTTTGGAATCTGAAATTCTTAAAAAATAATTCCGTCACCGGAGTCCCCGATCCAGAAGCGCTGAAAGCATCCTTGGAAAAGGCGTCTTCTCGACTTTCCGGAACATTAGAAGTTTTGAATGTTTCTTCCGAGTTCGGTTTTCCCGCCGTTGCGGTTCTTTTGCCCGTCTCCAATGGGACAGAAATTTCGGGTTTGGTCTTTTCTGCGACGGAGTTTTTGGATTCTTTTCTCGCGGTTCGTCAAACCGATTTTTTCCAGATGCTCGTCGTGGATTCTTCCGGTAATTTGATCGCTCACTCGAACGATAAGGAGGCGATCTCCAATAAGGATTATAAAAAATATCCCCTTGTGGAAACCATGCTTCGAAGTCCGTCCGATAACGGTTCACAGCGCTTCGACTTTGAAGAAAGGGAAGTGTTGGGCTCCTATCAACAGTTGGAAGTAGGAGGCCTTGGTGTCATTTCCACGTTAGACGCCGATCTCGCGTTCGAGGCTGTATATAAGATCAGAAGACAAAATCTTCTGATCATGATTTCCGTTTTATCGGTTGCGTTCTTTGTCGTTTTTGTATTTTCGCGATCGCTTACGATTCCGATCATACAACTGTTGCAGGCGACTCGCAAGGTAGAACAGGGAAACTATGCGGTCGACATTCGACCTACGACCCACGACGAAGTCGGCGTTCTTACAAACTCATTCTTGCGAATGGCGAGAGGTCTCGAAGAAAGGGAGAAGATCAAAGATACGTTCGGTAAGTTCGTCAACAAGGAGATCGCAGAAAGAGCGTTGTCGTCCGATCTGAAATTGGGCGGAGAGAATCGGGAAGTCACGGTTTTCTTTTCAGATCTTCGCAATTTCACCGGGATGTCCGAAAAGATGAAACCGGAAGAAGTCGTGGAATTCTTGAATCAATATTTCACTGAGATGGTGGAATGTATTTACCTCACACAAGGAATCGTGGATAAGTTTATCGGCGACGCGGTTATGGCCCATTGGGGCGCGCTCGTTCACGACGGAAACGAACCTAAGAATGCTATCAACGCGGCCTTACTAATGCGAAGAGCTTTGATCGAGTTCAATCGGCAAGGACAAGAGATCGGACGTCCGTTTACGAGATTCGGTTGCGGAATCAATTCTGGTCCTGTGATCGTCGGTCAGATCGGTTCCGAAAAAAAATTAGAGTTCACCGTGATCGGAGATACGGTCAATCTCGCTTCCAGGATCGAATACTTAAACAAGGAATTCGGAACGGACATCTTGATTTCCGAAAGCACTTATCTTCAAGCAAAGGATTATTTTCAATTCGTGGAACTTCCTCCCGTTTGGATAAGAGGAAAGGAAAAACCGCAGAGCATTTACGCCGTATTAGGTTGGAAAGACGATCAGGATTGTCCTAAATCCTTGGAAGAATTGCGCACGTTATGCGGCATTCCGGACCCAGAATCACCTTCCCGGTCTTTAGCATGAAACTTTACTCCAAATTCAGAAAGGAAATCCAAGTAGGAGCGTTGTCTCTATTCGTATTTTCGATTTCCCTTTTTCTTTTTTGGAAGGAAGATACGGCGGATTTCGGAGAAGGGAGAAAGGAAACCGTCGGAAATATCACGTTTAAATATAGAACCGCTCAGAGAAAATTTTCGGATCGGATGATTTGGCAGGATGTGGAGCAGAATTTTCCGATCTTTAACCACGATTCGGTGAGAACCGATGAGTTATCGGAAGCGGTGATCACTCTTTCATCCGGAACAAAATTCGAACTTGATCCGAGATCGATGATCGTGATCAACTTAAAAGAGGATGAGGAACTATTGGAACTGGAGGAAGGTTCCGTTCGAGTTCAATCCGAAAAACCGGTGACCCTAACATCCGGAAAAACAACTTTGAAATCGGAAAACCAATCCGCTCTGTTTCGCCTAACGCGAGGAGAAAGCGGCGAAGAGAACGTCGTAGAATCCACAAAAGGGAGTTTGCGATGGATCGGTTCGAACAAGGAAAGTGTCGTTCTCAAAGAAGGAGAAAAAGCGAAGTTTGTAAACGAATCTTTCGCTCAGTTTCGGGAAGAATGGGAGCTTTTAGAACCGCAGGACAATCATCGAATTTTTCCCGATTCGGGAGAGGCGAAAATCTCCTTTCGTTGGAATTCGAACGGCGCGGCATCCGGATTTTTAGAAATTTCTTTGAATCGAAATTTTTCCCCGCTGATTCTTAAAAAAGAAATCAAAGGGGAATCGGCGGATACGAATCTTCCTGAAGGTATTTATTATTGGAGAATATTGTCTTCCGATCGAAAGAAAAATTCCGAGACCAGAAAATTTAGAGTTCTTCCGAATCCCCCCGTGACTCTTCTCTTCCCATTAAAAAATACTTTGCTAGAAGGAAGTTCTCTTCAATCCTTTCGATGGAAACCTTCCCGTTTAGCCACGGGATACATTCTTGAAATTTCGGAATCCGTCGATTTCAAAAAGGGTCTGCGGCAATTGACCGTGTTTAAAACTTCGATTTCGATTCCACTTTCCGCAGGGAAATATCACTGGAGGGTAAAGTCGTTTTCGAATTTGCCGGGAACGGAATCGATTTCGGAAACAAGATCCTTTCAGGTGGAGAAAAACGAATCCGTTCCGCAAGAACTGCTTTCCGCGGAAACAAATCCTGAAACAAAAACGGTTCCGAAAGAAGAATCGAAAGAAAAAGAAAATCAGCTTCCAAAGGAAGTGTCCAGTCTCCCGGTTTTGGTTTTTCCAATCAAAGGCAGAGTGGTCGATATGACAGGGCAAAATTCAATTGTATTCCGATGGAAACACGGAACCACTTCTCGAGATCAAAAATGGAGTCTAACCCTGTACGGAACAAAGGGAGAATCGATTCTAAAACGAAGCGTAAGCGGAGAATCATTTCGTCTGACGGACCTCAGCGTTTTGGATGTGGGAAAATTCTCTTGGTCCTTGTCACAGGATGGAAACGATTCCAGCCAAGTTCGATCGGAATTTAGGATCGAGTTGAGAGAAGACTTAGCGGCTCCGGAAGCGAAGGCCAGCGGAAAAAAAGGAGAATAAACGTTTGAGATCATTGTGCGCAAATCTTCTGTTACTGTTCTGCCTGTTTATTAGTAATTCTGCATATTCGGAAGATAAGAAATACACGTATTATATAGAATGGAACGAAGTAAAGGGGAGTAACGGTTATAAAATCGAAATCAGAAAGAAATCTCTCGAAGATACGCTCGTTATGGAAGAAAAAATTTCCGTAAACAGCTTGGAATTTAAGATTCCTGCAGGAGAATACGAATTTAGAATTTCAGCGCTCAATCGATTTGGAAAACCTTCTTCTTGGAGTCAGTGGTCCGCATTCGTCGTGGAGCAGGATCGCCCGAAAAGTGTGGTGGATGCCGAGAAGAAACAAGCGCATGCGGGGAATTCTCAGTGGAAGGTTTTAATTCCGGGTTTACTTCCTTTGGAAAAAAAGGAATACGGTAGAGCGTCCCTGGTCTTTTTCTGGTTCGGCGCTCTCGCGGTTGCGGGTAACGCGGAAAGAGCTGCCGGAAATTCACTTTCTCAATCAGGCACGAACGATTCCGCCTTTTTAACGTTAGTTGCCTTGACATCTCCGCTTCCAGTCAGTTATTTCTTTCTTCATCAGAGGGAAGAGGACAAAAAAGAATACGATCGACATCAAAATAATCAGGTGAGTATAGGCGTATTAGCCCTTTTGAGCTATGGTTTGAACGTCTGGTTGGAAAAACGTTCTTTTCAATCTACATCCGTTCTGATAGAATCAAAACCGGAATACAGCACAAGATGGGCATACCCAAGTTCACAAACAAATTCGCTCTTTTCTTTGGGAAGAGTCGAGATCAGTTTTCGAAAAGAATTCGAGTGAATTCTGCGATCCAAAAGATCGGAGGATTTATGGACGAAATGATTAAGTATATTATAAAATATAAATATATAGTTTTGTTTGTTTTTATTTCGCGCTGTTCCGCTCCTTTTCCGGATCTAAATTCGGGCGCTTTGTTTTTGGCGCTATTAAATACGAACGCTAGTTCTCAAACTTCCAGTTCTTCGGACCCGAATCTTGCCTTCAAATATCTTTTTGTGACTACCGGAACCTACTCGGGACTATTGGGCGCTGGGACAGTAACCGGAGCGGATTCCGTCTGTAGCGCCGAGAAAAATGCAAACTTCGCTTCTTTACCCGGAGCAGGGGCAGACTATAAAGCTCTGATCGTGTCCAACTTGGCTCCCATTCGAAGAGCCTGCAATGCGACCGCAAACTGTACAAACAGCGCGGAGAATTCGAATTGGGTTCTTCTCGCTAATCGAGATTATTATCGAGGCACGGTGGCGAACCCGGTGAAAGCCTTTACTACAAACTCGGCAGGAATTGCGATCTTTCCGATCGTATCGTTCTTCGATTCGAGTGCGGCAAACCTATGGTGGACTGGATTAGCGAACGACTGGACGATCAGCGTGGGTGATACGTGCAATAATTGGGCCGATGGAAGTGGTGGTTCCACCGGTGAATTCGGAGCCGGCGCCGTAACCAATGCGAATGCGATCAACTCGGGCGGTTTTTCGGATCCTTGCAACGTAGCAAAAAAATTAGTCTGTGTACGACAATAAATTCAGTATCTATCTATCGTCTAACGTGATTCCTTACGATCGGTTCTCTTTTTGTTCCCGCGCTTCGGGAAGGAACGAATTTTGATTCATTTTGATTTTTGAGAAATGAATCTTTTTTCTACAATCTCATCTAAACAGTAAATTAGGGAATACTGTAATTCTAATATTCTTTTTGGGAATGTAGGAAAGTTGGATAGAATTTAATAGGAAACTTCAAATAAGACTGGCCGATCCGATTTTCCTTTTTAGTTTTGCATTCTATGAAACGCAATTTTTTCCCGAGGATTCTGTTCCTTTTGTTCCTTTTGTTCCTTTTGTTCCTTTTGTTCCTTTTGTTCCTTTGCGGATGTAGCGGGATCGACGGACCGCAGTTGGTAACTGAAGATACTTTCGAGGATCGAAAATCTTCGGCGATCCGATGGAAACTACTTTTATGTTTTCCGGTTGATCCGTCTCAGATTCCATCGACAAAGACCGATCTTTTGGGTTCGATTCTTACCGGAGTTGTCGCAGGATTTTCTTCTGTCATTCCTGACAAAGGGGCGCTTTATCTCGAAAAAGACGTCGATTTTTGCGAGCAGAGTTTGTTTGTAACTCCATGCGGAAATACCTTGGAGGAATTTGCGCTCAATCATATGAGCACCTTGATTCAATCCTGCGAACCGAAGATTGCGTGTATGGGTGGAAAGGACCATCCCGGTACGGGAACCTTCTGCATCGATTGGGATCAATAATCGTTTAACAACTTTGATAAACGACGATGTATACGAGATTCGTTAAAGCGGAGGATTGGAAAGAGATTCTAAGATTTTTCGGAGCTCCTTTTCTTCGGGTCCGTATAAATTCCACTGTATCACATCTGATCCTTGAAAACGTTTCCATCGCCAATCGCCGGTGGAGGAAGCTCTGTGTGGCGCGGTTTTTTTATCACCTTTGAGTTCATCCGAATAGGGTTTTTCCGAAATCGAATACCACCACAAAAGAGTCGGTTCTTCTCCCGAAGGACTTTTGAGCCGGGCTTTCTGAATTCCATCGTCTTCTCCTTGTTCCACGAATGAAAAACCGACGGCCTCGAAACAAATTCTTGGATCATGTCCCGTTCCGATTGCAAACAGATCACGCTTTAGGATCAGATAGTTTTTTTCGAAACGATAGGTTGCGATTCGAGAGTCTTCTCGAGTCGAATCAGGATCCAATTCGAAGGAGAGAATTTTGCGCGGCCAAGTGTGCGTTTTCGGTGAAATATAAAAATCTCGCGAGAGAAACGCGACTGTCAATACGGGAAGAAGCCACAACGCAGTTTTTGGGGGAAATTTCAAAATCGTTCGGGAAAGGGATGAAGACTCGTTATCGGAAGACTTCGGGAAAAAGAGCGCGATCAAACCCAAAGGAATAACAACTCCGCAGATAAAAAATATCGTTCCCACGAACTCGTGTCTCCAGGATGCGGCCGGAATATTAAAAAGAACTAATACAATAACTCGGATCCAATTGGAAAAAAACCAGAGAGGAATCGCAAGAATTGAAATCAACGCCGCACCTTTGCGATCGGAACGAAGTAAAAAGGCGACTGCGAGAAGAAGCGAGGCAAGACCCATTTTCATTCCTTCGCAGGCCTTATCGACGGTGAACGGCATCCCGTAGTAAAAAATCTGGTTTCCAAGAGCGGAAGAGGACGGATCGAAAAAGCGCAAAAACCAAGCGCTCCATTTTGTTACGAGCAATCGAAGTTGAAATCCCAAAAAGAGAGAGCCGAATCCGGTGATCGGTGGAATTGCGAATACGAAAAACGGAGCGGGCCAGGTAAAACGAATTCCGCTTCCGTGGAGAAGCGCGAGGAGATTCCAAAAAGATCCGATCCAAACGAGACTCAATCTTTGATAAAAAATTCCCGCGACAACGAAAGAAGAGCCCGGCAAAAAGAGCCAGGCGTTTGTCGGCTTCTTTTCTTTACCAAGAAAAAGCGGTAAAAAAAGAAGCGGATACAACTCAAACGTAGAACGAATGCTAAGTAATCCCCTTCCTACCAAACCCAACGGAATCAAACACACTCCGATCGACGCGAAAATAGAAAGAATCGTTTTACGAGACGCAGACATTCAATTCACTCGAATTCGGAAACACATTCAAAAAAAGGAATGCGATTTTTGAAATCGAAGATAAAGTATAAATCCGATTAGGATACAAAAGAACAAAATCCATTCTCCCGGCTCAGGAACGGCTCCGGGAGCTTCGAGTTTGCTCTGACCGAGAGAGGAAGATCTAGATTTGATTCCGAAACGGTTGTAGTCGTCTTCGCTTTCGAGTACGATGAGGGAGGAGACGGGCGATACTACCATCGCGTCCCGAGCCAGATCCACCAGATCTTGGTTTTCCAAGTCCCGATCGAAGAATCGTTTTCCGAGTTGTCGCATTATTTTTTTCTGGATGAGCATTCGTATCAAAAGATCCGCGCCTGCACGTTTCCCCTCCGTACGGTCCGATTTCTCGAGCGTTAATTTAGCATAAGGCAGGGAAATGAATTTTTCGTTTTGAATCGGTAAGGAGATTTTTTTGTTTTTTAGAATTTCGAAAAGTTCGGTTTCATTTTCCGCAACGGGATCCATTTGTTCTAGATCGACGAGACTCGCGACGTATTCCGATTTTACTCCGTTAACGATCGCGATCTTGGGAATTTCCGTTCGACGATTGGCACTCCGTTGCATATTTTCGAATCGTTCCGACCCGCGAAGTTCTCCGAATGGAACCGACCGATTCTCACCCGCAACTACCCAGAGAGGATTTTTACCGATGTTTTGATTGGATAGAATTTCCGTTAGATGTAACGGAAAAAGATTGAATGACGGAATTTCACATTCTTCCAAATAACGGATCGCTTTTTCGGAATCTTTTGTCTGAAACCATTCGTTCGTTAGAATCGT containing:
- a CDS encoding YHS domain-containing (seleno)protein, producing MKKILSILIVLFGFSIGASPINKTFWKDLAINGYDPVAYFTLGKPIEGRKEFQYRWMDADWRFSSAENLKLFKEHPDQYAPQFGGYCAYGVAFGEKVSIDPKQWKIVDGKLYLNYDHDVQVLWEKDIPGWIQKARKEWESVRKK
- a CDS encoding adenylate/guanylate cyclase domain-containing protein yields the protein MSRLLDRFTKKSNKRILWEELPNLHSDSEDPDLLIRSLISEKLALGIREIVFCLPSREAERLKKSHDFPKLVRDLKHGGFTISSGDSDKILSGIGESSEKFFNFLKNRPQPSACLVWTGHGLAKDLELKYHDFLKHPHAVHSYNREAEPFRPSRFTIRVKLLSIVSAIIMISMSLMITMATYFFRKYSEILIQEYNLSLARLTGLQLSGRLKEATLKIQDFRPIESEKFFRANGNAVAYVRFKLKPGESVREISSLFWNLKFLKNNSVTGVPDPEALKASLEKASSRLSGTLEVLNVSSEFGFPAVAVLLPVSNGTEISGLVFSATEFLDSFLAVRQTDFFQMLVVDSSGNLIAHSNDKEAISNKDYKKYPLVETMLRSPSDNGSQRFDFEEREVLGSYQQLEVGGLGVISTLDADLAFEAVYKIRRQNLLIMISVLSVAFFVVFVFSRSLTIPIIQLLQATRKVEQGNYAVDIRPTTHDEVGVLTNSFLRMARGLEEREKIKDTFGKFVNKEIAERALSSDLKLGGENREVTVFFSDLRNFTGMSEKMKPEEVVEFLNQYFTEMVECIYLTQGIVDKFIGDAVMAHWGALVHDGNEPKNAINAALLMRRALIEFNRQGQEIGRPFTRFGCGINSGPVIVGQIGSEKKLEFTVIGDTVNLASRIEYLNKEFGTDILISESTYLQAKDYFQFVELPPVWIRGKEKPQSIYAVLGWKDDQDCPKSLEELRTLCGIPDPESPSRSLA
- a CDS encoding fibronectin type III domain-containing protein, coding for MRSLCANLLLLFCLFISNSAYSEDKKYTYYIEWNEVKGSNGYKIEIRKKSLEDTLVMEEKISVNSLEFKIPAGEYEFRISALNRFGKPSSWSQWSAFVVEQDRPKSVVDAEKKQAHAGNSQWKVLIPGLLPLEKKEYGRASLVFFWFGALAVAGNAERAAGNSLSQSGTNDSAFLTLVALTSPLPVSYFFLHQREEDKKEYDRHQNNQVSIGVLALLSYGLNVWLEKRSFQSTSVLIESKPEYSTRWAYPSSQTNSLFSLGRVEISFRKEFE
- a CDS encoding DUF1554 domain-containing protein, with translation MDEMIKYIIKYKYIVLFVFISRCSAPFPDLNSGALFLALLNTNASSQTSSSSDPNLAFKYLFVTTGTYSGLLGAGTVTGADSVCSAEKNANFASLPGAGADYKALIVSNLAPIRRACNATANCTNSAENSNWVLLANRDYYRGTVANPVKAFTTNSAGIAIFPIVSFFDSSAANLWWTGLANDWTISVGDTCNNWADGSGGSTGEFGAGAVTNANAINSGGFSDPCNVAKKLVCVRQ
- the xrtN gene encoding exosortase N; this encodes MSASRKTILSIFASIGVCLIPLGLVGRGLLSIRSTFELYPLLFLPLFLGKEKKPTNAWLFLPGSSFVVAGIFYQRLSLVWIGSFWNLLALLHGSGIRFTWPAPFFVFAIPPITGFGSLFLGFQLRLLVTKWSAWFLRFFDPSSSALGNQIFYYGMPFTVDKACEGMKMGLASLLLAVAFLLRSDRKGAALISILAIPLWFFSNWIRVIVLVLFNIPAASWRHEFVGTIFFICGVVIPLGLIALFFPKSSDNESSSLSRTILKFPPKTALWLLPVLTVAFLSRDFYISPKTHTWPRKILSFELDPDSTREDSRIATYRFEKNYLILKRDLFAIGTGHDPRICFEAVGFSFVEQGEDDGIQKARLKSPSGEEPTLLWWYSISEKPYSDELKGDKKTAPHRASSTGDWRWKRFQGSDVIQWNLYGPEEKELRKILESLSNPPL